A genomic window from Haliaeetus albicilla chromosome 10, bHalAlb1.1, whole genome shotgun sequence includes:
- the E2F4 gene encoding transcription factor E2F4, which produces MAECGPQPPGGGSGAAGAPSRHEKSLGLLTTKFVSLLQEAKDGVLDLKLAADTLAVRQKRRIYDITNVLEGIGLIEKKSKNSIQWKGVGPGCNTREIAHKLIELKADIEDLEQREQELEQQKMWVQQSIKNVTEDVQNSRLAYVTHEDICKCFTGDTLLAIRAPSGTRLEVPIPEGLNGQKKYQIHLKSTSGPIDVLLVNKDAWSSPPVVLPVPPPEDLIQCQAVAPSKPPIPPLTHFQEASVPSSTQPSTPTPTSTQDHSPPAQKVTSTECGVAAAESKSSGNFDPLGNASASASQPAGLDTQPLQSSASLDSSSVLPSPSTSFEPIKPDPTGILELPKELSEMFDPTRECMNSELLEELMSSEVFAPLLRLSPPPGDHDYIYNLDESEGVCDLFDVPVLNL; this is translated from the exons ATGGCGGAGTGCGGGCCCCAGCCCCCCGGGGGTgggagcggggctgcgggggcgCCGAGCCGGCATGAGAAGAGCCTGGGGCTGCTGACCACCAAGTTCGTGTCGCTGCTGCAGGAGGCCAAGGACGGCGTGCTCGACCTTAAGCTG GCTGCAGATACCTTGGCTGTGCGACAGAAGCGACGGATCTACGATATCACAAATGTCCTGGAAGGCATCGGGTTGATCGAGAAGAAATCCAAGAACAGCATCCAATGGAA AGGGGTGGGTCCTGGCTGCAACACGCGTGAAATAGCTCACAAACTTATCGAGCTGAAGGCAGACATAGAGGACCTGGAGCAGCGGGAACAGGAACTGGAGCAGCAGAAGATGTGGGTTCAGCAGAGCATCAAAAACGTTACAGAAGATGTGCAGAACAGTCG ATTAGCGTATGTGACACATGaagatatctgcaagtgcttcACAG GAGACACCCTCCTTGCTATTCGAGCCCCATCAGGCACCCGTTTGGAGGTTCCCATCCCTGAG GGCCTAAATGGACAGAAGAAGTATCAGATCCATCTGAAGAGCACAAGTGGTCCCATTGATGTTCTCTTAGTAAACAAAGATGCTTGGAGCTCTCCTCCTGTCGTACTACCTGTCCCTCCCCCTGAAGACCTCATTCAGTGCCAGGCAGTTGCACCCTCAAAACCGCCGATACCACCGCTCACACACTTCCAGGAGGCATCTGttcccagcagcacccagccctcTACACCGACACCTACCAGCACTCAGGACCATAGCCCTCCCGCGCAGAAAGTCACAAGCACAG AATGCGGTGTCGCAGCGGCAGAGTCCAAGAGCAGTGGCAACTTTGACCCCCTCGGCAATGCGTCCGCATCGGCCAGCCAGCCAGCCGGGTTAGATACACAGCCACTGCAGTCCTCTGCCTCGCTGGACAGCAGCTCCGTCCTACCCAGCCCCTCTACCTCCTTTGAGCCGATCAAGCCCGACCCCACAGGAA TACTGGAACTTCCCAAAGAGCTGTCAGAGATGTTTGATCCAACGAGAG aATGTATGAACTCCGAGCTGCTGGAAGAGCTGATGTCATCTGAAG TGTTTGCTCCATTGCTCCGCCTCTCCCCTCCACCTGGAGATCATGACTACATCTATAACCTGGATGAGAGTGAAGGCGTCTGTGACCTCTTTGACGTGCCTGTCCTCAACCTCTGA
- the EXOC3L1 gene encoding exocyst complex component 3-like protein isoform X1, which produces MGMSAEDKRTMSLRDEEWPEAEKAEKLARGAALKWASGVFYRPEKLEGLGQYRSRETQRNSSIQSRLKSTIQSYLEGVSAGLEQLRSAAQEVQSVCQDLGAARWALLDSADRFQGLQQMRALMAEHVQLASVVQVLPQLFSVHEVFSHTLQLLSGQQLLEAHAELMMMEHLRDDILSQLHLRGLSSAQATVLSYFGGLQELNESLAKQLWDIVGSSLRLVREDPVLFVTAVRIIEREEKIDDTLLLEATFLPPGRPKGWRQKFYHILQETITGAHFHAAHMDTEGPGLARHLAALQKDIVAELRVVKDLMVQCVPAHYNILSVCTVTYHQALISHLQDILREDLDKQALFLLLEWALRVYHSPEMMGHPDLLPEVDVSALGPLMSPELVDQTERKYVVKVKASVLEWMQRTLEVEFKEWFREEEPETDHQGFFQSALPVIVMQMLNENIQVASLITDSLQQKVYNMALEELEAFLGRLREALVQCGKEHQKDRTIPKYYVSYLLAMLNNNLALSSSVSFLHPDSAHREVPMSLRAALDRMQKKACQLLLEELLLDLQPLCLQLPSRKWLSGSQLVSSMCEVIDKYAKDFSRVRKPVFMLSPAQLLLTESELLVTSQYLRALMQKKMVCKSEEERGQLCDRLLQDATQLRELFCGLGLDQSQQSLEAVFALRELICLKDPALLSLEVLGFITKYPDVSDEHISTLLDLRGDVSKEVRHMVLEMMAQHPQVLPERYRPIFSTILVPAPELPFCLRKGKCA; this is translated from the exons ATGGGCATGTCTGCAGAGGACAAGCGCACCATGAGCCTCAGAG ATGAGGAGTGGCCAGAAGCAGAGAAGGCTGAGAAGTTGGCAAGAGGAGCTGCTCTGAAATGGGCTTCAGGGGTGTTTTACCGCCCCGAGAAACTGGAGGGGCTCGGGCAGTACCGGAGCCGAGAGACGCAGAGGAACAGCTCCATCCAGTCCCGGCTGAAG tCAACCATCCAATCCTACCTGGAGGGGGTAAGTgcggggctggagcagctgcgGTCGGCGGCCCAGGAGGTGCAGAGCGTGTGCCAGGACCTGGGGGCTGCGCGGTGGGCCCTGCTCGACAGTGCAGACCGCTTCCAGGGCCTCCAGCAGATGCGGGCACTGATGGCAGAGCACGTGCAGCTGGCCTCAGTGGTCCAGGTGCTGCCCCAGCTCTTCTCAG TCCACGAGGTTTTTTCCCATACCCTGCAGCTGCTCAGTGGGCAGCAACTCTTGGAGGCCCATGCAGAGCTCATGATGATGGAGCATCTCCGGGACGAcatcctctcccagctgcaccTCCGCGGGCTTTCCAGTGCCCAGGCAACTGTGCTGTCCTACTTCGGTGGCCTACAGGAGCTCAACGAGAGCCTGGCCAAGCAGCTGTGGGACAtcgtgggcagcagcctgcggCTGGTGCGTGAGGACCCAGTTCTCTTTGTCACCGCTGTAAGGATCATCGAGCGGGAGGAGAAAATAGATGATACTCTGCTCCTGGAGGCCACCTTCCTGCCCCCTGGCCGCCCAAAGGGCTGGAGGCAGAAGTTTTACCACATTCTCCAGGAGACCATCACAGGAGCCCACTTTCATGCAGCCCACATGGACACTGAGGGGCCAGGGCTGGCCAGGCAcctggcagcactgcagaaggACATCGTGGCTGAGCTGCGTGTGGTGAAGGACCTGATGGTCCAGTGCGTCCCGGCTCACTACAACATCCTCAGTGTCTGCACTGTCACCTACCACCAGGCCCTCATCAGCCACCTCCAAGACATCCTCCGAGAGGACCTGGACAAACAGgcactcttcctcctccttgagTGGGCGCTTCGTGTGTACCACAG CCCAGAGATGATGGGTCACCCTGACCTTCTCCCAGAAGTGGATGTTTCTGCTCTGGGTCCCTTGATGTCCCCTGAGCTCGTGGATCAGACAGAGAGGAAATACGTGGTGAAAGTCAAG GCTAGCGTGCTTGAGTGGATGCAGAGGACCCTGGAGGTGGAGTTCAAGGAGTGGTTCAGGGAAGAGGAACCTGAGACAGACCATCAGGGCTTCTTCCAGTCAGCCCTGCCTGTCATTGTCATGCAG ATGCTGAATGAGAATATCCAGGTAGCCTCCTTGATCACAGACTCTCTGCAGCAGAAGGTCTACAACATGGCCTTGGAGGAGCTTGAGGCATTTCTGGGCCG TCTGCGGGAAGCCCTAGTGCAATGTGGGAAGGAGCACCAGAAGGACCGTACCATACCCAAGTACTATGTCTCCTACCTACTGGCCATGCTCAACAACAACCTGGCTCTTAG cTCCTCTGTCTCCTTCCTGCACCCCGACAGTGCCCACAGAGAAGTCCCCATGTCCCTCCGGGCTGCTCTAGATAGGATGCAGAAGAAagcctgccagctgctgctggaggagctgctcctggacCTGCAG cccctctgcctgcagctgccttcCCGCAAGTGGCTGTCGGGGTCCCAGCTCGTCAGCAGCATGTGCGAAGTGATTGACAAGTATGCAAAGGACTTCTCCCGCGTCAGGAAACCCGTGTTCATG ctctcccctgcccagcttcTGCTGACAGAGAGCGAGCTCCTGGTGACGAGCCAGTACCTGCGGGCACTCATGCAGAAGAAGATGGTGTGCAAGAGCGAGGAGGAGCGGGGCCAGCTCTGTGACCGTCTGCTGCAGGATGCCACACAGCTCCGTGAGCTCTTCTGTGGCCTG GGTCTGGACCAGAGCCAGCAGAGCCTGGAGGCCGTGTTTGCCCTGCGGGAGCTGATCTGTCTCAAAGACCCAGCACTACTCAGCCTGGAGGTGCTGGGCTTCATCACCAAGTACCCTGACGTCAG CGATGAGCACATCTCCACCTTGCTGGATCTCCGGGGTGACGTCTCCAAGGAGGTGCGGCACATGGTGCTGGAAATGATGGcgcagcacccccaggtcctgcCCGAGCGCTACCGGCCCATCTTCAGCACCATCCTGGTCCCTGCGCCAGAGCTGCCCTTCTGCCTTCGCAAGGGCAAGTGTGCCTGA
- the EXOC3L1 gene encoding exocyst complex component 3-like protein isoform X2: MGMSAEDKRTMSLRDEEWPEAEKAEKLARGAALKWASGVFYRPEKLEGLGQYRSRETQRNSSIQSRLKSTIQSYLEGVSAGLEQLRSAAQEVQSVCQDLGAARWALLDSADRFQGLQQMRALMAEHVQLASVVQVLPQLFSVHEVFSHTLQLLSGQQLLEAHAELMMMEHLRDDILSQLHLRGLSSAQATVLSYFGGLQELNESLAKQLWDIVGSSLRLVREDPVLFVTAVRIIEREEKIDDTLLLEATFLPPGRPKGWRQKFYHILQETITGAHFHAAHMDTEGPGLARHLAALQKDIVAELRVVKDLMVQCVPAHYNILSVCTVTYHQALISHLQDILREDLDKQALFLLLEWALRVYHSPEMMGHPDLLPEVDVSALGPLMSPELVDQTERKYVVKVKASVLEWMQRTLEVEFKEWFREEEPETDHQGFFQSALPVIVMQMLNENIQVASLITDSLQQKVYNMALEELEAFLGRLREALVQCGKEHQKDRTIPKYYVSYLLAMLNNNLALSSSVSFLHPDSAHREVPMSLRAALDRMQKKACQLLLEELLLDLQPLCLQLPSRKWLSGSQLVSSMCEVIDKYAKDFSRVRKPVFMLLLTESELLVTSQYLRALMQKKMVCKSEEERGQLCDRLLQDATQLRELFCGLGLDQSQQSLEAVFALRELICLKDPALLSLEVLGFITKYPDVSDEHISTLLDLRGDVSKEVRHMVLEMMAQHPQVLPERYRPIFSTILVPAPELPFCLRKGKCA, from the exons ATGGGCATGTCTGCAGAGGACAAGCGCACCATGAGCCTCAGAG ATGAGGAGTGGCCAGAAGCAGAGAAGGCTGAGAAGTTGGCAAGAGGAGCTGCTCTGAAATGGGCTTCAGGGGTGTTTTACCGCCCCGAGAAACTGGAGGGGCTCGGGCAGTACCGGAGCCGAGAGACGCAGAGGAACAGCTCCATCCAGTCCCGGCTGAAG tCAACCATCCAATCCTACCTGGAGGGGGTAAGTgcggggctggagcagctgcgGTCGGCGGCCCAGGAGGTGCAGAGCGTGTGCCAGGACCTGGGGGCTGCGCGGTGGGCCCTGCTCGACAGTGCAGACCGCTTCCAGGGCCTCCAGCAGATGCGGGCACTGATGGCAGAGCACGTGCAGCTGGCCTCAGTGGTCCAGGTGCTGCCCCAGCTCTTCTCAG TCCACGAGGTTTTTTCCCATACCCTGCAGCTGCTCAGTGGGCAGCAACTCTTGGAGGCCCATGCAGAGCTCATGATGATGGAGCATCTCCGGGACGAcatcctctcccagctgcaccTCCGCGGGCTTTCCAGTGCCCAGGCAACTGTGCTGTCCTACTTCGGTGGCCTACAGGAGCTCAACGAGAGCCTGGCCAAGCAGCTGTGGGACAtcgtgggcagcagcctgcggCTGGTGCGTGAGGACCCAGTTCTCTTTGTCACCGCTGTAAGGATCATCGAGCGGGAGGAGAAAATAGATGATACTCTGCTCCTGGAGGCCACCTTCCTGCCCCCTGGCCGCCCAAAGGGCTGGAGGCAGAAGTTTTACCACATTCTCCAGGAGACCATCACAGGAGCCCACTTTCATGCAGCCCACATGGACACTGAGGGGCCAGGGCTGGCCAGGCAcctggcagcactgcagaaggACATCGTGGCTGAGCTGCGTGTGGTGAAGGACCTGATGGTCCAGTGCGTCCCGGCTCACTACAACATCCTCAGTGTCTGCACTGTCACCTACCACCAGGCCCTCATCAGCCACCTCCAAGACATCCTCCGAGAGGACCTGGACAAACAGgcactcttcctcctccttgagTGGGCGCTTCGTGTGTACCACAG CCCAGAGATGATGGGTCACCCTGACCTTCTCCCAGAAGTGGATGTTTCTGCTCTGGGTCCCTTGATGTCCCCTGAGCTCGTGGATCAGACAGAGAGGAAATACGTGGTGAAAGTCAAG GCTAGCGTGCTTGAGTGGATGCAGAGGACCCTGGAGGTGGAGTTCAAGGAGTGGTTCAGGGAAGAGGAACCTGAGACAGACCATCAGGGCTTCTTCCAGTCAGCCCTGCCTGTCATTGTCATGCAG ATGCTGAATGAGAATATCCAGGTAGCCTCCTTGATCACAGACTCTCTGCAGCAGAAGGTCTACAACATGGCCTTGGAGGAGCTTGAGGCATTTCTGGGCCG TCTGCGGGAAGCCCTAGTGCAATGTGGGAAGGAGCACCAGAAGGACCGTACCATACCCAAGTACTATGTCTCCTACCTACTGGCCATGCTCAACAACAACCTGGCTCTTAG cTCCTCTGTCTCCTTCCTGCACCCCGACAGTGCCCACAGAGAAGTCCCCATGTCCCTCCGGGCTGCTCTAGATAGGATGCAGAAGAAagcctgccagctgctgctggaggagctgctcctggacCTGCAG cccctctgcctgcagctgccttcCCGCAAGTGGCTGTCGGGGTCCCAGCTCGTCAGCAGCATGTGCGAAGTGATTGACAAGTATGCAAAGGACTTCTCCCGCGTCAGGAAACCCGTGTTCATG cttcTGCTGACAGAGAGCGAGCTCCTGGTGACGAGCCAGTACCTGCGGGCACTCATGCAGAAGAAGATGGTGTGCAAGAGCGAGGAGGAGCGGGGCCAGCTCTGTGACCGTCTGCTGCAGGATGCCACACAGCTCCGTGAGCTCTTCTGTGGCCTG GGTCTGGACCAGAGCCAGCAGAGCCTGGAGGCCGTGTTTGCCCTGCGGGAGCTGATCTGTCTCAAAGACCCAGCACTACTCAGCCTGGAGGTGCTGGGCTTCATCACCAAGTACCCTGACGTCAG CGATGAGCACATCTCCACCTTGCTGGATCTCCGGGGTGACGTCTCCAAGGAGGTGCGGCACATGGTGCTGGAAATGATGGcgcagcacccccaggtcctgcCCGAGCGCTACCGGCCCATCTTCAGCACCATCCTGGTCCCTGCGCCAGAGCTGCCCTTCTGCCTTCGCAAGGGCAAGTGTGCCTGA
- the CTRL gene encoding chymotrypsin-like protease CTRL-1 yields MQLLAAIKLVALGAEPCPPRMAFLCAVACLALASTVSGCGVPAISPSVHYSERIINGQNAVPGSWPWQVSLQTRSGSHFCGGSLINENWVVTAAHCEFNPYSHVVVLGQYDRNSNTESTQVKTVVRAITNPSWNPYTLNNDITLLKLSSPAQLGRRVSPVCLPPANLALPTNLQCVTTGWGRTNTNSQALAVRLQQVTVPLISRNQCMQYWGNRISSSMLCAGGVGASSCQGDSGGPLVYQNGNVWTLIGIVSWGNSNCNVRVPAIYTRVSQFRNWIDYVVAQG; encoded by the exons ATGCAGCTCCTGGCTGCTATAAAGCTCGTAGCCCTGGGGGCAGAGCCATGTCCTCCCAGGATGGCATTTCTGTGTGCAGTTGCCTGCCTGGCCCTTGCCAGCACTGTCTCAG GCTGCGGGGTGCCTGCCATCAGCCCCTCAGTGCACTACAGTGAGAGGATCATCAACGGGCAGAACGCGGTGCCCGGCTCTTGGCCCTGGCAGGTGTCCCTGCAG ACCCGCTCCGGATCCCACTTCTGTGGCGGCTCCTTGATCAACGAGAACTGGGTCGTCACGGCTGCCCACTGCGAATTCAA CCCATACTCCCATGTTGTCGTCCTCGGGCAGTATGACCGCAACTCCAACACAGAGTCCACTCAAGTGAAGACCGTGGTCAGG GCTATCACGAACCCCAGCTGGAACCCCTACACGCTCAACAACGACATCACCCTGCTGAAGCTCTCCTCGCCCGCCCAGCTGGGACGCCGTGTGTCCCCCGTGTGCCTCCCCCCCGCCAACCTGGCTCTGCCCACCAACCTCCAGTGCGTCACCACCGGCTGGGGACGCACCAACACCAACT CCCAAGCCTTGGCAGTGCGCCTGCAGCAGGTAACCGTGCCCTTGATCTCCCGGAACCAGTGCATGCAGTACTGGGGCAACCGGATTAGCAGCTCCATGCTCTGTGCCGGCGGGGTCggtgcctcctcctgccag GGTGACTCTGGTGGACCTCTGGTATACCAGAACGGGAACGTCTGGACCTTGATCGGCATTGTCTCCTGGGGAAACAGCAACTGCAACGTCCGTGTGCCAGCCATCTACACCCGCGTAAGCCAGTTCCGAAACTGGATCGACTATGTTGTTGCTCAGGGATAA